Part of the Paramisgurnus dabryanus chromosome 21, PD_genome_1.1, whole genome shotgun sequence genome, CACTCAATTTGtttcaaataaaattaactaGAGCTTGTAATGATTAGACATATTTTAGCTTATTTTCATGCTTGTTTTGccaaattttttataattttaaagggttagttcacccaaaaatgaaaatgctgtcatcatttactcactctcatgtagttacaaacccacataaatgtctttgttttgataaacatgaaggaagatattttgagaaatgtttgtaaccaaaccgtctgtggaccccatttacttccatagtaggaaaaaagaatactatggaagtaaatggggtccacgaacggtttggttacaaacatttctcaaaatatcttcctttgtgttcatcagaacaaagacatttatacaggtttgtaacaacatgagagtgagtgaatgatgacaggattttcatttttgggtgaactattcctttaagtcatCTTGAGGACCCCTTGGAAATCTGCTGAGGCCCCCGTGGGCCCCGGCCCCCTGGTTGTGAAACACTGCTCTATGGTTAGAGAGCTAGACATTTTCTTTCACTTTTTACTTCACTTTTTATTGAGATCATAAGACTGAAGTTTAAACGAAACTCACAGCAAAAGGACCCAGAGCCCAGTCTTTGGGTAGACCCTTAGGGGCCATGTATATCTCATTGATGTAGTCATTAAAGCGCTTCATTGACCAAACTGTCTCATCTTTGAGTAGACTGTAGAGAGGATTCTTCTTCTGCATGTACTGAAACAGAAAAATACTATTATCTggtgttattttttattcattgaCAAGCTATAGACATATTAATCACATATATAATACACAATAACTCACCTGATTGGTCAGGTGTGCTGTGATATTGTCAGATTTGGGGTCATAAAGGTTGCATGTCAATCGGACGTATCCATGGCGAAAAAACACCATATATGGTGAAGTACAAGCAATAAGGAAGTACGACCTTACATCAAATTTCCTACCCATGAGAAGCAACGGATTCTGAATGTACCTTTAAAAAATCAgaatatatattaaattgaCACAGTATACTGGTTTTAGCATACTGCGTGCTATTTAGTTCATGCTTGCTATTTTATGCACTGCAGCTCAATAAATTGTTAAACATGCTGTTTTAGATTCAGTGATAAAAGCACAAAATTAGAAAGGAAGTACTACTTCCGTTTTTGTAATGTTGATAGATGTTTGAATGAAAGGCTTATTAAAACacgtgacatttaaaaaaaatgcttatctTTACCCACTCTTGAACAATCCGAGCTTGTGGTAAAGTGAAAGGTGATTTCCTGTTTGACTGCGGCTCTGTTTTGTTCTGCAGTCTTTCTCTGAATGTTGCTATGTCTTCTGGTGTCCTCAATAAAAAAATACCACGGCCCTGGTTAAGGCCTGTTGGCTTGCAGATCCACATGCTGCTTTTATCATCGCATACTCCTAAGAACagacaaatatatttatcttaATAATATGAAAGGTTTAAATACCGTTTTAGTCCAAActtaaatgtgttctcagtttgtcacaccacagaaacaaatattaaccacccagccaaatCCGTATGATTAAaagccaaataaataaaatactgtaaaaaatcaGAATCTTGGAAAAACAGGCGGGATTCTCTGTtctctctcaactttcaaagactaggcttgttcgacttaatgcggcgccgcaagaaccgacaggcggatgacgtcaaagtaccgcgagcgCGAGTCGAGGAATCATACAGAAAAATATaatttcgcctcgctctcgcggcactttgacgtcatcctcCTGTCAGTTCCAGCGGCGCCTCATGTAGTCGAACACTGTTGAATGGATGCTCGCGTCACGGTTATACGTACGGGGCGGGGCTATGCtcgttttagccccgcccaaataattCAGTTCTACACGTCAGTCTTTGTAACGTGTTTTCATTGTtttagcaatacatttctaacatttataaacaattctctgaaatAACTGACTGACTTGTTTTgtaaatcaacacaaaattgGTACGCTTGCAAACCTGTCATCATACCATTAAAGAAAGCGTATCTCTCTTCTTTCATATCCATACGGTAAGTGACAGGAAAGAAGTCCTCAATCTTCATCCTCCTGCAATTTGTAAACAAAGTCCATACAGacacaaagaaagaaagcaattaaataaaatattaacatttcaACAGTAAGTTAAAACAAAAGCAAATACTTAAGTATAGTTATATTGCTTGCAAAGCGGCAGCTGGTTTTTAACCTGTTTCCATGGCCATAGTTGACTTTGCTGCTGACTCTCTCGTACTCTCTCAGGCTGTTCAGCAGGCCTATCTTAGTGGTCAGGACCTTATTATTGGGAATCTGGTAAAGCAGCTGGCTACCTGTATGAACATCAAAAGACAAGTGTTCAGTGGTTATTGATGAATGATTGTTGTGGACCTAAAATAAGTAAATGTTGATCACCTGCTTTGAAGTTGTAGTAGGTAGCAGGTGATTTGATTTCACACCACTTCAGTTTGTAGTCCAGCCTTGTCTTGTCATATATGCGCTGCCAGCCTTGACTCTCACAATATAAAATAACTCTAAATATCAAACAGAGATGGATATCATCTTTAAAAAAGGtttgaaaaatgtttaaaataaagggatacatattatacatttttaatttataaatgtagttttaatgtagtcaTGTAAGTTGCAGGCCAGCGCTAACCCTAGGCTAAAGACCAACATAAGCTCAAAGCAATCATAACTacaatgcatttatttaattacTCAAGATTTCTGAAAATCATacattaaacattgacaagcacatattatttgctttaaaacaaaatggaaaaactgttaaaaaataaaatctctaCGATGTAAAAAATTACTCACATGGAGGCTCCATTGTTCCCCCCAAAAAAGAAGAAGGGTCCAGGGCCTCGTGGATCTTCAAGACGCTTGTCTCTGTCCCTTTCATCAAACGAGACACTCActggtcacacacacacacatgcatgcacacacttaattttacaaatacatttttaattaaacaaactaGCCTGCACTTAATTATTCATGTAAAGCAACTGAATGCAatgaaaatgtttaacaaaataatcCATTTGTAGAATATCCGATGTGTTTAGTTATATGCTCTGCCGGCCGAGGGAAGGTCAGAGGTGTAGAGGTGGGGGACACCCGAATCCGATCAAGTGTTTAATTTATCTCACCCCCGCTTTCTGACCCGTGAGTATAACCTGACCAGACCTCACCATGTATCATGCTTTCAAGTGAGCCACAGAAAACAAAATGGTACTTTACCTTTGCAGACCGTCCATTACTTAAAACATAGATcaaacatttaaaggggacataccatgaaaatctgacttttccatgtttaagtgctataattggctccccggtgcttctatcaacctaaatgtgaaaaagatcaacccagtaacttagttttgttaaactattctctgcaagcaaaaaatagctaattgaaatttggctctccttgtgatgtcagaaggggataataccaccccttaatctgcactatccaaccacggcactgccatttagtgcagagatcagtgcatttgcatttaaaaggacacacccaaaaacggcacgttattgctcacacctacaaagtggcaattttaacatgctatattatattttgagcttaaacttcacatactgtactcatgtactctggggacaccaaagatttattttacatattaaaaaagTCTTTAATATGTCCCCTtgtaaaataatacaaaacagCACCCATGAGCTCAGTTTTTTATACTGATGTATTCTATTGAAACAGGAAATATGAGCAGGGCCTATCACACAGCATGCCCCCCTTTTAAAATATCCAATAGTACATCTGTGTAATATTTGTAAGCGTATAAGATTAGCAAACAACCAAAACTATCACACACAACAGACACACCTCGCAGGGCTCCATCTGCTTGTTTTACACACCGTCTGTGCATCTTTTGCGTTGCTCCCTTTCTCCTTATCTCCCTGTTTTCCTTCTGCCGTTCAACCTCCCCAGCATTCAACGTGCTGTCCGTCTCCTTCTGATCATCCATATTTTGCTGTGTGTCTCTCTCATTAGTTACATGTTGTTGGTCCAGTGTCTGTCCAGCACATGGCTCTTCTTCAGGCTCCACACAGCACGCTGATGACATCACCGTCAATCCCCTTAAACTTCCTTAGATCTACGGAGAAGGAGCAAGACTTTCCATTAGCTTCACAACAGTGCCTGACTGACCTCTGTAGAGACTTAGTAATCCATAAAAAGCTACATTGGTATGCATGGCTACTTTTCAACTCAGTATTTATTGTGGTCACTGAAGTGAAACAGAGCAGTTGCTTGAGAAAATAACCTTGAAACTGCAATTTCAAAGAGTGATTTGAGCATTTAATGCAGTTGGACAATAGACTGTGGTAGGAAGTTTAAATCAATACAATTTAAAAACGccatatatctatatctatctatctattggAGAGGCCAACAGCATGCACTTAGAAGATCTCTTAGATAATATTTAACATCTAAGCAAGTTTTACAATTTTAGCAGTTGTATATTAGCTCTTGAATCTCAGTAAAACAGTTTCTATTACACTTACACTGTGGAGATCAGATAATGGTTATTCTTCAGTTCTTCTCTACAGTAGACCTTTCTTCCTTGGGAACATCTAAACTAGCAGTGCTGGCAAATGATGTGATAGTCTAACATTATTTAGTCAAGTACTGCAGGAGACATTTGGAGTTAAATCTACGCTAACCAAACTAACCAGGCCAATGTAAACAACTTCTTGTTGCCTCGGTAACAGGTGTCTTAGCAGCAGCTTCTAATGGTGGGTTGAACAAAATGATTCCCAGTGTTACCAACCTACTCTGTGGCTTAACGTCATTTATCATTTATTGTATTACAGATTACCGCTTTGTCATTGGAGTAATATGAGAATGGATTTCAACCGCAATGAATTGTCCTCTCTTAAGCTATTGTGTGCAATTAGGTGTAAAATTATATTATAGCCATGGGGAAATCTGATCTTACATTAAGCTGAAACAAAACATAATCAACTAACCCTATtgattctctctctcttattattattagtctAAATGATCCTAATTTTCAAAACGGATGAATGTCCCACAAAGACAACAATGGCTTTAACGGCATAGAAGTTGTATAGAAGTGGAGGGCTCTTTATTTTTATGATCATATGGTTTGGGCTGGTGCACAAACAATTGTGTTGTCATGATAAAACATCAAACAAACCCTGAATAAAGGCACACAAATATGGAAGCCAAACACACCTGTCTCTATGCAATTACCCACATAATAAAGAGACTCTGCAGTCTTTGACAGGACATGCTCTTGTTTACCATCTAATTGTCTGTACACCTATTGTGTTGCAAATATTCAAAACATTCTTTAGTTTCACTTGATAAAGAGCTGAGGCGATCAACCGTCTGTATTCACAAAATATTATAAGCTCTAACTAACATTTTATAGACTGGATTCAGATACAAGTTTTTCCATGTTCCAGAGATGCTAGTCAGTTACCAAATTTAAGGATGTCTTCAAGAAAGTGTGAAATGACTGCTCTTCATAACACTGGAAGGCACACCCAGACATTTCTGGCAGTTAACTGTAATCCCACTCAGACAATCGGAAACAGGCATGCGTTTAAGCATAAGTCTTATTTGGAAAAAAACAGCATTGCATAATGTTAATTATGTGAGGGTGATGTTAAAGGTACCcaagtacatattaggaccttttgaAAGGTTAACATTCTTGTGACAGTTTTTTTTCAGACAGTGGTGTGGAGATTTCTTCATATCATATTGTCATCCACCAGGCACAAATCACTTAAGGTGTAGATGTTATAACATAACACCTCTTCTAAgtgcataaaactgtttttaatatgttaaatgacgaaaattaatatttaggttTAGTTATTTGTTCAATTCATAAACCCTAACTATGAGGAGatgctttcaaaaaaagcaaaagctatttatttttaaatgattttgtattTTGAAAGTGATCTTGTGAAATGTACTTTATTCAATCAtagaaataatattaaaatgtaaattaaaacattaacattgCATTTTTGCTTAGAATGTAGGCTACCCAGTCTCataaaattatgtacctatagtcacgtaattttttattctttttcgtgatactgtgaCGAATTTCCAAGTTTTTTCGTaatcgtatcacgaatttctgtttatgtgtcattgtcacgtattggttactcaactgcttgttcctattttcaaaccattttcgcttcggtttagatTTGGTTTTTAGGTTTGgatggtttatacaattttttctgattaatttttttatattttctgaaatgtaaaacattgtCACCTGActttagggttagagttgggtttgcaaggatatcattttatttcaatctaaccctaaaccgaaatgaaaatggtaagaaaataggacaaaacagtaaccaatacatgacaatgacacataaaaaattacgtgactataggtacgtaatttcgtgtgACTGGGCTGATGTGAAGTGCGCGGAGCAAAAACTAATGctgggtttgttgtaacacggacagtttacattgttgcaAAAGGTTGAGCTTTTGTTTTTCcggcatttttttattttatctcccgcaaattattggaaatgtataatgtttttccagagagttattgatgaacgagtgttttggtggcatgtaagtaaattttttcattatatgttttttttttcggtttctaagttgggtgtgtgagataccaaatccaatacTGTGTCaaattaatcagtgtcttgttgactaaaacatagcatcattttgaaatatgtctgcagctcttagcaacttttttggtgggcttgaaaatattttgacccagtgaggttattgtaacgctgtgttacaactaacccttcAGCACTTACAATATGAAAACCACTAAGGTTAACGTacttcttgccgttgttttaaataggctacacacgaatgattgctggctgccaacaaaatagatgtgcctgtcttatcaaaaagattatttttgttcatagcGTTAATactgattgaataaggtcacgtcaaagattgaaatcaaaatgaaatgaattactaaaatcagactttgatgctcattatctcagaatttgatttttaaaactgtagtatgattattacagactgggtcacatataaaacattttttgtcataattgtgctgctttttctcacatatttagacatttgtatccatttataattgaactattgttagaaaagggctggatgaatgaatacagtgtggaaacctgtctattatagacagatatataaacaatatacagtttacagacaaaatagtattgaaatatttgcctgcaaacgtaatttttagcaagtgttacaactaaccccctacCCGTTACAATTAAACCCACCTAtagggtaagttgtaacgtttgcacttctgccatgtttggtgtaattgtccaataatggtaagtactagaaacaaacttcaaatgttcatttgtagaagagatgtgtgtgttgcttatGCAAAAATAtcatcaaactcaaatattttttgaatgattgagccaaaaagcgttaggttgtgccccgctctcccctacacaCAGCCAATGTCTGTTGGATTGAGGCCACAAGCTCTCACTGTAGCGGCCTCAGGTCTTTAAACATGGCTTGTAGCACATAACCAGTTTCCAGGTTTCAGCCACACCTTGCCAGCAGGCTGCAATCTGATAGACGTTGTGTACAGAGTGTGTGTAGGTGGACAAAGAAAGCAGGTTTGTTTTACAGCCATGTTACTCCCCTGGCTCACCATCTGCttactgtgtatgtgtgtgtgtgtgtgtgtgtgtgcgtgtgtgtgtgtgtgtgtgtgtgtgtgtgtgtgtgtgtgtgtgtgtgtgtgtgtggccgggtaattatcacgttggggggaccaattgtccccacaaagataggaataccagtatttttgtgaccttgtggggacattttgatgtccccatgaggaaacaagcttataaatctaacaagatgatgtttcttgaaaatctaaggtatcagacagtttcctgtgatggttggggttagggaatggggcaggtaaggggaatagaatatacagtttgtacagaataaaatgcattacgtctatggaatgtccccacaaaacatggaaaccagaatgtgtgtgtgtgtgtgtgtgtgtgtgtgtgtgtgtgtgtgtgtgtgtgtgtgtgtgtgtgtgtgtgtaagggagaaagagagaactCTGGGTTGATAATATTTTTGGAGACTCTCACAATCACATCAGGAATTACTGAATAATATAAACCAATGTGCTCAGTGTTTAAAAAGAAATGTAATGTGATGTTGTCATGCTATGTCAACAGTAACTTGTCCGTTAGTCAGTATTTAAATAGTTTCTGTATTAGCGAAGTTATAAGGAATGCTGATTCCTTCTATTGATAGAGAAGGTCTATTGATCTACTTAAGGTGGAGCATTAATGAAATCAGAAACGTAATTGTCCCATTTTAGTTTTCTTAACTTAGGTTTGTTTTAACTGGACACATTACATTCAACCTTATTTTTAGAAGGGATGGCTAAAGTTTCTCTAAAAATATTGCAGCTATCCAGGGAGTTCCCTACACGTGAGTACTACTTATCCACCCTAAAGGTATGTCACAACCGTTTAAACACGTGTTCATCTGACAGCCTGTTCCACCTCATTAGCAAACCTAGTTTAACCTTACTCTGTTGTCTGGAATCTAGTTGGACTACATCTGAGCATGCACAGACCAGTGTCGGAATTCTTCACAGTCTTTCCGGCAATGTGGAATTCTCGTGATGTCACGCAATGGCGCTTCTTTACTTTATCTTTTTTTGTATTCAACTCACTCATGTCCATAAGCATTTTTATGCATTATCATTAAGCTCATTGTAATATTTTATGCCACACTGTTTGATTATGCGATGTTAATCAGCAGATTttcttatattattatttaataacttCTTAATGACAGATATACTATACTATTGTATAAAGGTAATTACATAATATAGAAAGGTATACAAATAATTTACATTATAGGAAAACTAACTTTACAAATCCTGTCTGGATGTCTCCTGTTGTTAACTATGTATTGAAAAAGGATTGCTCACTTAAGCAATGTGATTTTTCAACAAAATGTAATCATTGTAGgaattaacatttatatcaaaACCTTCAAAAAATTCTGCTGACA contains:
- the ttll10 gene encoding protein polyglycylase TTLL10, with product MSSACCVEPEEEPCAGQTLDQQHVTNERDTQQNMDDQKETDSTLNAGEVERQKENREIRRKGATQKMHRRCVKQADGALRVSVSFDERDRDKRLEDPRGPGPFFFFGGNNGASIVILYCESQGWQRIYDKTRLDYKLKWCEIKSPATYYNFKAGSQLLYQIPNNKVLTTKIGLLNSLREYERVSSKVNYGHGNRRMKIEDFFPVTYRMDMKEERYAFFNGVCDDKSSMWICKPTGLNQGRGIFLLRTPEDIATFRERLQNKTEPQSNRKSPFTLPQARIVQEYIQNPLLLMGRKFDVRSYFLIACTSPYMVFFRHGYVRLTCNLYDPKSDNITAHLTNQYMQKKNPLYSLLKDETVWSMKRFNDYINEIYMAPKGLPKDWALGPFAKRMQQIIMQCFQAVKGKLDCKLGYFDLIGCDFLIDENFKVWLLEMNCNPALHTNCEVLKEVIPSTVTETLDLAFEIFNKCCCGSKLLPLNSQRDFVLLHDGESTAVGKQRHKTTGPLLNLNSKGSSTHNNANKTHTSAATTTTPTWKSSNRFTKCPINHATKETPACGWPNISQPSQQPVKLACGGSAVTQKIPISRDQETNQLRLHQPKPVRVELHLSKCTWQEPAEISSGSACLMSMKSAIRSLSTPALSNGLNSTLRLGAQGRQMDNTDHVSCNLKTSKIHLAQMDKKESKEKTIDDG